The following DNA comes from Candidatus Bathyarchaeota archaeon.
AGGAATCCCATGATCATGGACGCGACGACTAGTAGGCTTCTAGACTTATGTTGAAGTTCAGGGACAAGATCAACAGCTGAAACATAGATGAAAGTTCCGGCGCTGAGTCCTAAACCTAGCGGGATCAGGATGTTGCCCAAATTTATTAAAAAGAGACTCGCAAAGATTCCAAGTGGCGTGTCGACTGCCGTAGCAAAAACAGAAAGAATCGCTTGCTTCTTGCTTTCCATTGAACTCAGGGCTAGTGAGAGGGCGGCGAAAGAATCTGGAATCTGGTGTATCGCAATTGCAAACGTGATGATAGTTCCGACTTCGGCCCCTGCTGAGAAGCTTACTGGAATTACGAAACCATCCATAAAACCGTGAAACGTTAGAGCGCTCACACCTATTAGGCCATGGTTTGG
Coding sequences within:
- a CDS encoding ZIP family metal transporter gives rise to the protein MVSNILNLVFWAAVTFVTPLTIALLPLFKVQINERVLHLMLGFSAGILGAVTFVDILPEAFDAAREMSLPSLYVSFGVALGFFILLFVERYLLATEEIHGGHFHIHGKPIDPNHGLIGVSALTFHGFMDGFVIPVSFSAGAEVGTIITFAIAIHQIPDSFAALSLALSSMESKKQAILSVFATAVDTPLGIFASLFLINLGNILIPLGLGLSAGTFIYVSAVDLVPELQHKSRSLLVVASMIMGFLLVVALSLLLPHI